One genomic window of Synergistetes bacterium HGW-Synergistetes-1 includes the following:
- a CDS encoding CoA ester lyase, with amino-acid sequence MRRTMLYLPGNNPNMLTRGYLFGSDGLVLDLEDAVAMAEKDTARILVQHFLKQGEFGSCEVTVRINGVDTEYWKDDLAAVVPFPALQGIRAPKVDDAATVKIIDEELSIIEDKNGIPVGRTKIFCLLETAKGIWNAFDIASASPRVAAIIPGGEDLTADLKTSRSSEGTELDWARRMLVFAARAAGVDPIDTVFPRVTDDAGLRKETEFIKQLGFEGKSVIHPNQIPIIHNVFNPTELEIEKALKIVAAAKEAAERGQGAVSVDGRMVDIPVVKRAEYTLVKAGLLEVK; translated from the coding sequence ATGCGCCGTACAATGCTCTATCTCCCCGGAAATAATCCAAACATGCTAACGCGCGGATATCTCTTTGGTTCTGACGGTCTTGTCCTTGACCTTGAAGATGCTGTTGCAATGGCCGAAAAGGACACAGCAAGGATACTTGTCCAGCATTTCCTGAAACAGGGCGAGTTCGGGAGCTGTGAGGTAACGGTCCGCATAAACGGAGTCGATACGGAATACTGGAAAGATGACCTTGCAGCAGTAGTTCCTTTCCCGGCACTGCAGGGGATAAGGGCTCCAAAGGTCGATGATGCAGCAACAGTTAAGATCATCGATGAAGAGCTCTCGATAATAGAAGATAAAAACGGGATCCCCGTTGGAAGGACCAAGATATTCTGTCTTCTTGAGACAGCGAAGGGGATCTGGAATGCATTTGACATAGCCTCGGCATCTCCCCGCGTTGCAGCGATAATACCAGGCGGAGAAGACCTGACGGCAGACCTTAAGACGAGCCGTTCAAGCGAAGGGACCGAACTTGACTGGGCACGCCGGATGCTAGTATTTGCTGCCAGAGCGGCAGGGGTAGACCCGATCGACACCGTATTCCCGAGAGTGACGGATGACGCTGGACTGCGCAAGGAAACGGAATTCATAAAGCAGCTTGGTTTTGAAGGAAAGAGTGTCATTCATCCAAACCAGATACCGATCATACATAATGTTTTCAACCCGACAGAGCTGGAAATAGAAAAGGCCCTTAAGATAGTTGCGGCGGCAAAAGAAGCCGCGGAACGAGGTCAGGGCGCGGTCTCTGTTGACGG
- the citD gene encoding citrate lyase acyl carrier protein, which translates to MNTAQAGTLESMDCLVTVSKAAQGAGVKIQIAGSSAARFKSAMEKKTAEVIVSMGVKDIDISIQDNGALDIVLGARVEAAVKRLIGGER; encoded by the coding sequence ATGAACACAGCTCAGGCTGGAACACTGGAATCAATGGACTGCCTTGTTACGGTATCAAAAGCAGCTCAGGGTGCCGGTGTGAAAATTCAAATAGCCGGAAGCAGCGCTGCAAGGTTCAAGTCAGCTATGGAAAAGAAGACGGCTGAAGTGATCGTTTCGATGGGTGTAAAAGATATTGATATTTCGATCCAGGACAACGGAGCCCTGGATATCGTTCTTGGAGCAAGAGTTGAAGCCGCTGTAAAAAGGCTTATCGGAGGTGAGAGATAA
- a CDS encoding isocitrate/isopropylmalate dehydrogenase family protein: protein MSGNVLKVKEQKDRYKVCYMAGDDSGFDMMEGALLVLESLNLPIDWVRADLGWCMWEKSNKKFGEGDPRCNTVPPETIKSIRETDATLMAAITSKAGVKGFKSAILQMRQLFDLYINIRPAKKLPGIGTPLAKDPKIDIVMFRENTEDLYAAVEFYPLPEAMFDLHKGMERFKGREVAVSWRVFSKDGCERIIRAAFEYAKATGRKTVHCCNKANVIRETDGMMKRIFLEIAKEYEQFGIKGTEENADATAMWFIKSPQDYSVVVASNVFGDILSDEASQLTGGLGFAPSGNIGKEAAIFEPSSGSVPKYAHQYRVNPSAMILTAKMMLEYLGLDESAAKIEKALGEVLTEDKSGTLTYDVLRDFRGDPDWEKNAASTIDMAAAIAGKIDPEFKGAKLEAAKAKVNKMCAWDEASLIGFND from the coding sequence ATGTCAGGAAATGTTCTCAAAGTTAAGGAACAGAAGGATCGCTACAAGGTATGTTACATGGCCGGAGATGACTCTGGTTTTGACATGATGGAGGGCGCGCTTCTGGTCCTCGAATCCCTCAATCTGCCCATCGACTGGGTCCGCGCTGACCTTGGCTGGTGCATGTGGGAAAAATCAAACAAGAAATTCGGTGAAGGCGACCCCCGCTGCAACACGGTCCCGCCTGAAACCATCAAATCGATTCGTGAAACAGACGCAACACTCATGGCAGCGATCACATCAAAGGCAGGAGTAAAAGGATTCAAATCAGCTATCCTCCAGATGCGTCAGCTTTTCGACCTCTACATAAACATCCGTCCCGCGAAGAAACTCCCCGGGATCGGAACTCCTCTTGCAAAGGATCCCAAAATTGACATAGTAATGTTCCGTGAAAACACAGAAGACCTTTATGCGGCGGTTGAGTTCTACCCGCTTCCCGAAGCGATGTTCGACCTCCACAAGGGAATGGAAAGATTCAAAGGCCGCGAAGTAGCAGTATCATGGCGTGTATTCTCGAAGGACGGCTGCGAGCGTATCATCCGCGCTGCATTCGAATATGCGAAGGCGACTGGACGCAAGACGGTACATTGCTGCAACAAGGCAAACGTCATCCGTGAAACGGACGGAATGATGAAGAGGATATTCCTGGAGATCGCAAAAGAATACGAGCAGTTCGGCATCAAGGGTACCGAAGAGAACGCCGATGCTACAGCAATGTGGTTCATCAAAAGTCCACAGGACTACAGCGTTGTGGTCGCAAGCAACGTCTTTGGCGATATCCTTTCTGATGAAGCTTCGCAGCTTACCGGCGGACTGGGTTTTGCACCGAGTGGAAACATCGGTAAAGAAGCTGCTATTTTTGAGCCCAGCAGCGGTTCAGTACCGAAGTACGCACATCAGTACAGGGTCAACCCTAGCGCAATGATCCTCACTGCAAAGATGATGCTGGAATACCTTGGCCTTGATGAATCTGCAGCCAAGATTGAAAAGGCTCTTGGCGAAGTTCTTACCGAAGACAAGTCCGGAACCCTTACATACGACGTTCTTCGCGACTTCCGCGGAGATCCTGACTGGGAAAAGAACGCAGCCAGCACTATCGACATGGCGGCAGCCATCGCAGGAAAGATCGATCCTGAATTCAAGGGCGCGAAACTTGAAGCGGCAAAAGCCAAAGTCAACAAGATGTGCGCATGGGATGAGGCCAGCCTCATAGGATTCAACGATTAA
- a CDS encoding 3-isopropylmalate dehydratase, producing the protein MSVKGKVWKYGDDVNTDVIFPGKYTYTIKERSDMAKVALEDLDMEFNKNAKPGDIIVGGKNWGCGSSREQAVSCIKERGIAVIIAKSFARIYYRNCFNEGLPIIVCPEAVDAISMGDEVEVDFESGVIIAGGKEFKFPAYPEFVQGLIKDGGLIPHVKKSLGLA; encoded by the coding sequence ATGTCTGTCAAAGGTAAAGTTTGGAAATACGGCGACGACGTAAACACAGACGTCATTTTCCCCGGTAAGTACACGTACACCATAAAGGAACGCTCTGACATGGCAAAGGTAGCTCTTGAGGACCTTGACATGGAGTTCAACAAGAACGCCAAACCGGGCGATATAATCGTTGGTGGCAAAAACTGGGGATGCGGCTCCAGCCGTGAACAGGCTGTATCATGCATTAAAGAGCGCGGCATCGCAGTTATCATTGCGAAGAGCTTCGCACGTATCTACTATCGCAACTGTTTCAACGAGGGCCTTCCGATCATCGTATGCCCCGAGGCAGTTGACGCCATCAGTATGGGCGACGAAGTAGAGGTCGATTTCGAAAGCGGCGTGATTATTGCAGGCGGAAAAGAGTTCAAGTTTCCGGCATACCCCGAGTTTGTACAGGGGCTGATCAAAGACGGCGGACTTATCCCTCACGTCAAGAAGTCGCTGGGACTCGCCTAA
- a CDS encoding 3-isopropylmalate dehydratase large subunit (catalyzes the isomerization between 2-isopropylmalate and 3-isopropylmalate in leucine biosynthesis), which produces MGKTFAEKALGRAAGYDVVANQVVTVEPDWCMSHDNGAPIARTFKKIGVKNVWKPERIVFILDHAIPAPSSDHAVNHKEVREFSAEQGIKHFYDVTSDGGVCHQKMCEEGFALPGLIMVGSDSHTCTYGAYGAFSTGIGRSEMAAAWATGKIWFKVPESMKVVVTGKFKPGVSAKDFILKFIGDVKADGADYMSVEFHGDGIENMSIAERMTLCNMGIEFGAKNAVCRPDQKVLDAIKDNAKCDRWEPLWADEDAVYAAEYHYDLGDIEPGVAKPHKVDNYGPISEVKGTKIHEAFLGSCTNGRIEDLRAAAAILKGKRVAVRTIVIPASWIVYRQAMKEGLLDVFLDAGCVICNPGCGPCMGNHEGILAPEEAAISTANRNFKGRMGDKDSFIYLASPMMVAASALKGEISDPREAL; this is translated from the coding sequence ATGGGCAAGACATTTGCCGAAAAGGCACTTGGCAGAGCTGCGGGCTATGATGTCGTAGCCAATCAGGTCGTAACAGTCGAACCTGACTGGTGCATGAGCCACGACAACGGGGCTCCTATCGCAAGAACATTCAAGAAAATTGGCGTTAAAAACGTTTGGAAGCCCGAGCGTATCGTATTTATCCTCGACCACGCGATCCCGGCGCCTTCCAGCGACCACGCGGTAAACCACAAGGAAGTCCGCGAGTTCTCGGCAGAGCAGGGCATCAAACATTTCTACGACGTGACCAGTGACGGCGGAGTCTGCCACCAGAAAATGTGCGAGGAAGGTTTTGCACTTCCCGGACTTATCATGGTAGGAAGCGACAGCCACACCTGTACATACGGAGCATATGGAGCGTTCTCGACAGGCATAGGACGTTCAGAGATGGCAGCTGCATGGGCAACAGGCAAGATCTGGTTCAAAGTCCCTGAAAGCATGAAAGTTGTAGTGACCGGCAAATTCAAGCCGGGCGTATCCGCAAAGGACTTTATCCTTAAGTTCATCGGAGACGTAAAAGCTGACGGAGCTGACTACATGAGCGTGGAGTTCCACGGCGACGGAATCGAGAACATGAGTATCGCCGAGAGGATGACCCTCTGCAACATGGGTATTGAGTTCGGAGCAAAGAACGCAGTATGCAGACCCGACCAGAAAGTCCTTGACGCAATAAAGGACAACGCTAAGTGTGATCGCTGGGAGCCCCTCTGGGCAGACGAAGACGCGGTATACGCGGCTGAGTACCACTATGACCTCGGCGACATCGAACCCGGCGTGGCAAAACCCCACAAAGTGGACAACTATGGCCCGATCAGCGAAGTTAAGGGCACAAAGATCCATGAGGCATTCCTTGGAAGCTGCACCAACGGGCGTATCGAAGATCTCCGCGCGGCGGCGGCCATTCTCAAGGGCAAAAGAGTAGCTGTTCGTACAATAGTCATCCCTGCTTCCTGGATAGTCTACCGTCAGGCAATGAAAGAGGGACTTTTGGATGTGTTCCTTGATGCAGGCTGCGTTATCTGCAACCCGGGCTGCGGACCCTGCATGGGCAACCACGAAGGTATCCTTGCACCGGAAGAAGCAGCTATCAGCACAGCAAACCGTAACTTTAAGGGCCGCATGGGCGACAAGGACAGCTTCATCTACCTTGCAAGCCCGATGATGGTCGCAGCATCCGCCCTCAAGGGCGAGATCTCCGATCCGAGGGAGGCGCTTTAA
- the leuD gene encoding 3-isopropylmalate dehydratase small subunit (catalyzes the isomerization between 2-isopropylmalate and 3-isopropylmalate in leucine biosynthesis): MSEILKGRAWVFGDDVDTDLIYHNKYLAETDPKNMPQYAFEYYPGKEHFAKEVKPGDFVVAGKNFGCGSSREHAVYCLEYAGIPVVLAETCSRIYYRNAINNGYPVLFVKGISDAIKEGKINDGDQLEVELSTGTIKDVTSGHEFHGDAVSDLENDIMQAGGLMEYLKAQAAAKK; this comes from the coding sequence ATGAGCGAAATTCTCAAGGGCAGAGCGTGGGTATTCGGTGACGACGTCGATACTGACCTCATCTACCACAACAAATATCTTGCTGAGACAGATCCCAAAAACATGCCGCAGTATGCGTTCGAATACTACCCAGGCAAAGAGCATTTTGCGAAGGAAGTAAAACCCGGAGATTTTGTAGTGGCCGGAAAGAACTTCGGATGCGGCTCAAGCCGTGAACACGCTGTTTATTGCTTAGAATACGCCGGCATTCCTGTAGTACTTGCCGAGACATGCTCACGCATCTACTACCGCAACGCCATCAACAACGGCTACCCCGTTCTCTTTGTAAAAGGCATCTCAGATGCCATCAAAGAAGGGAAGATCAACGACGGAGATCAGCTCGAAGTCGAACTTTCAACAGGAACCATCAAAGATGTGACGAGCGGTCATGAATTCCACGGCGATGCTGTCAGCGATCTTGAAAACGATATAATGCAGGCCGGCGGTCTTATGGAATACCTGAAGGCCCAGGCAGCTGCGAAGAAGTAA
- a CDS encoding homoaconitate hydratase family protein, with translation MGKTAIVKIMERAAGKPVKVGDRVWCKIDWSTARDFGGANCVLQFEKEMGADAKVWDPDKIAFTFDLQAPSHSEKVSTNQKIIREFAKKQGIKRVFDINNGIGQHVMLEAGMIKPGDVVLGTDSHMNLLGGVGAFATGVGNSDIAASWINGTNWFRVPETMKIEVTGKFQKGVCMRDLLTHIVGDLGAGGMDFLAVEFTGETIDNSTLADRITLCSMVTEMSGKVPIIMPNGEVLKWLVERAGPEVKNRVKELSADPDAEYCKVFKYDVTNLEPLASCPDAPDNVKPVREVAGTAVDQVHIGSCSNGRFEDIKAAYDVLIAGGGKVSPKVRTIITPSTTEVQLACAKAGMIEKFLEAGIVFTNPTCALCTAEHYGALPSGDVGCSTTNRNFIGKVGKGSHTYLMSPMSAMATAVKGVITDPRDILG, from the coding sequence ATGGGCAAGACAGCAATAGTCAAGATCATGGAGCGGGCAGCAGGCAAACCCGTAAAAGTTGGAGACCGCGTATGGTGCAAGATAGACTGGTCGACCGCGCGCGACTTCGGCGGAGCAAACTGCGTACTGCAGTTCGAGAAGGAAATGGGAGCTGACGCAAAAGTATGGGATCCGGATAAGATCGCATTTACTTTTGACCTCCAGGCACCTTCGCATTCCGAGAAGGTTTCCACAAACCAGAAGATAATCCGCGAATTTGCAAAAAAACAGGGCATCAAACGTGTATTTGACATCAACAACGGCATCGGACAGCACGTAATGCTTGAAGCCGGAATGATCAAACCCGGCGATGTGGTTCTCGGAACAGACAGCCACATGAACCTCCTCGGCGGCGTTGGCGCATTTGCCACAGGTGTCGGGAACTCAGACATCGCTGCTTCCTGGATCAACGGTACTAACTGGTTCCGCGTTCCGGAGACGATGAAGATCGAAGTTACAGGAAAATTCCAGAAGGGCGTCTGCATGAGGGACCTCCTTACCCATATCGTCGGAGACCTTGGCGCAGGCGGAATGGACTTCCTTGCAGTCGAATTCACAGGCGAGACGATCGATAACTCGACCCTTGCAGACCGCATCACTCTCTGTTCTATGGTTACTGAGATGAGCGGAAAAGTTCCTATTATAATGCCGAACGGTGAAGTCCTGAAGTGGCTCGTGGAGCGCGCGGGACCGGAAGTCAAGAATAGAGTGAAAGAACTCTCGGCAGATCCTGATGCAGAGTACTGCAAGGTTTTCAAGTACGACGTGACCAACCTCGAACCCCTCGCGTCATGCCCGGATGCCCCCGACAATGTCAAGCCGGTCAGGGAAGTTGCAGGAACAGCAGTAGATCAGGTCCACATAGGATCATGCTCGAACGGGCGTTTTGAGGATATCAAGGCAGCCTATGACGTTCTTATTGCAGGCGGTGGCAAGGTAAGCCCGAAAGTCCGCACTATAATTACGCCAAGCACGACTGAAGTACAGCTTGCCTGCGCGAAAGCCGGAATGATCGAGAAGTTCCTTGAGGCAGGCATCGTTTTCACCAATCCGACCTGCGCACTCTGCACAGCTGAGCACTACGGAGCTCTTCCCAGCGGAGATGTCGGATGCTCGACCACGAACCGCAATTTTATAGGCAAGGTAGGCAAGGGAAGCCACACTTATCTTATGAGCCCCATGTCTGCAATGGCAACAGCAGTCAAAGGCGTCATCACAGACCCCAGGGATATTCTGGGCTAG
- a CDS encoding phosphohydrolase produces MEKRIRELFPEIEWIKDKGMQDKVVASYVDALKTGGWEPDDMDKIPFTLLIPNCPFTYLDHVKGVTRIAKKAMDEFNAIYPEKDPKFTMDNDLLVAGALLHDVGKLVEYEKNAAGETVKSTMGKNLRHPFSGTVIALRNGCPNEIGHIIANHAHEGDGTLRSPEGVMVNKADFMNFESVKSFLGMK; encoded by the coding sequence ATGGAGAAAAGAATCAGAGAGCTGTTCCCCGAGATCGAGTGGATCAAGGACAAGGGCATGCAGGACAAGGTCGTAGCTTCTTATGTCGACGCACTCAAGACAGGTGGCTGGGAACCGGATGACATGGATAAGATCCCGTTCACCCTTCTTATCCCCAACTGTCCCTTTACATACCTGGATCACGTCAAGGGTGTGACCCGCATAGCAAAAAAAGCAATGGACGAGTTCAACGCCATCTATCCCGAAAAAGATCCCAAGTTCACGATGGACAACGACCTCCTTGTAGCCGGAGCTCTTCTTCATGATGTAGGCAAGCTTGTCGAATACGAAAAGAACGCTGCGGGCGAAACAGTCAAGTCAACAATGGGCAAGAATCTTCGCCACCCCTTCTCAGGTACTGTTATTGCGCTTCGCAACGGATGCCCCAATGAGATAGGACACATAATCGCAAACCACGCACATGAGGGAGACGGAACACTCCGCAGTCCCGAAGGCGTAATGGTAAACAAGGCCGACTTTATGAATTTTGAGAGCGTGAAGTCGTTCCTTGGAATGAAATAA
- a CDS encoding FadR family transcriptional regulator — MIETQVSRGTRIYEKVVEKLKESISRGDILPGDPLPSERQLMDDFGVSRSSLREAFRVMELLGLIESVPGKGRFVRHPKSPAEDEKNIRLEDSAVLELMEARRILDPAIAAESAMRATSSDLTRMLRVLTATEKRLGDPNLRAQADFDFHLALAEATHNFVFVNITRMNFDLIMATHDKIYNLLEDKDAFLLEHRSMYEAILDHNVDLARETAANHIDRIYKTLHRGIAAQ; from the coding sequence ATGATCGAAACTCAAGTCTCGCGGGGAACCCGTATATACGAGAAGGTAGTAGAAAAATTAAAAGAATCCATTTCGAGAGGAGACATCCTGCCGGGCGATCCTCTTCCATCTGAAAGGCAGCTAATGGATGACTTCGGTGTGAGCCGGAGTTCCTTGCGGGAGGCCTTCAGGGTTATGGAGCTTCTCGGACTGATAGAATCAGTTCCGGGAAAAGGCCGTTTTGTGCGCCATCCTAAATCGCCCGCAGAGGATGAAAAGAATATCCGTCTCGAAGATTCAGCTGTTCTCGAGCTGATGGAGGCGCGCCGCATTCTCGATCCTGCAATAGCGGCTGAGAGCGCTATGAGGGCAACATCTTCAGATCTTACAAGAATGCTCAGGGTCCTGACAGCTACAGAAAAGAGGCTCGGTGACCCGAACCTGCGTGCCCAGGCAGATTTTGACTTTCATCTGGCGCTTGCTGAAGCCACACACAATTTTGTTTTCGTAAATATAACCAGGATGAATTTTGATCTGATCATGGCGACTCACGACAAGATCTACAACCTCCTGGAAGATAAAGATGCTTTTCTGCTGGAGCATCGCTCAATGTATGAAGCGATTCTGGATCATAACGTTGATTTGGCACGTGAGACGGCGGCAAATCACATCGACAGGATATACAAAACACTTCACAGGGGTATAGCGGCCCAATAA
- a CDS encoding prepilin-type cleavage/methylation domain-containing protein, whose translation MSESISKRSAKKKAFTLVELLIVIIIVGILAGMMLLSAGSATDSAKAARIISDLRNMKAAALLYWSDNGSWPIWYYDKGSSTYKAIPPASPGPENYSDLTTMGDGYWVGAMRASGDHSLAFSVADLQELSNGVKKSIEKQAEKTGLYGDTFTGMPYLPDMDNLQKFNADQHNMLLSVINK comes from the coding sequence ATGTCAGAATCAATATCGAAACGATCAGCAAAAAAGAAAGCATTTACTCTCGTGGAACTTCTTATAGTTATCATCATTGTAGGGATACTTGCCGGCATGATGCTCCTGTCAGCGGGATCTGCGACTGATTCGGCAAAGGCTGCAAGAATCATATCGGACCTCAGGAACATGAAAGCCGCAGCGCTGCTCTACTGGTCGGACAACGGAAGCTGGCCGATTTGGTATTACGATAAAGGATCCAGCACTTACAAAGCTATTCCTCCAGCATCGCCTGGACCTGAAAACTACAGTGATCTTACTACTATGGGCGACGGCTACTGGGTGGGGGCTATGAGAGCATCAGGCGATCACAGCCTCGCATTCTCAGTCGCAGACCTCCAGGAGTTAAGTAACGGGGTAAAGAAGTCGATTGAAAAACAGGCTGAAAAGACAGGCCTTTATGGAGACACTTTTACAGGGATGCCCTATCTGCCTGATATGGACAACCTCCAGAAATTCAATGCAGATCAGCATAATATGCTGCTCTCCGTGATAAATAAATGA
- a CDS encoding B12-binding domain-containing radical SAM protein yields the protein MKRQRILGINPPVEDFAFFDLWSKPAGLLYLLKRMKMNGNEVYLLDCIHEASVGKKSFGREKIGCMEIEKPPAYRGIKRKYHRFGLSEERIMERLAEIPRPDAVFLTSAMTYWYGGVKWIISILKRELPDVPVILGGTYAKLCPEHAKGLGADRLVTGHWIPDSHYPAMDLYEKIPYGITMTSFGCPLSCSYCASRILWPKYTRRTVPEVLREIDHQVGLGAEDIAFYDDALLIDKKEYLYQLCRGSIKAYGERIRFHTPNGLHVREIDDECAEMLKGSGFKTIRLSLESIDPKISNASSGKVAREEYARAVRSLLNAGYSGTDCETYILLGLPGQSIDSVKETVRFVHSSGGKPKLAEFSPIPGTTSFNMAAEEMPELKTEPLLHNNSVYSSWISGNISPEELQELKDMARRRC from the coding sequence ATGAAAAGACAGAGGATACTCGGCATCAATCCTCCTGTTGAAGATTTTGCCTTCTTTGATCTGTGGTCTAAGCCTGCCGGACTTCTCTATCTGCTGAAAAGGATGAAGATGAACGGCAATGAGGTCTATCTGTTGGACTGCATTCATGAGGCCTCTGTAGGCAAAAAATCATTCGGGCGCGAAAAGATTGGCTGCATGGAAATCGAAAAACCCCCCGCATACAGGGGAATAAAAAGGAAGTATCATCGGTTCGGACTCTCCGAAGAGAGGATAATGGAAAGACTAGCTGAAATCCCAAGGCCGGATGCAGTATTTCTCACTTCAGCAATGACGTACTGGTACGGCGGGGTAAAATGGATCATTTCGATCCTTAAAAGAGAATTACCGGACGTGCCGGTAATTCTCGGAGGCACCTACGCGAAGCTCTGCCCCGAACATGCAAAGGGACTTGGTGCAGACCGCCTTGTCACCGGCCACTGGATTCCCGACAGCCACTATCCCGCGATGGATCTCTATGAAAAAATTCCCTACGGAATCACGATGACATCCTTTGGATGCCCCCTTTCGTGCAGTTACTGCGCCTCCCGCATATTATGGCCCAAATACACAAGGAGGACCGTTCCCGAAGTCCTAAGGGAGATCGATCATCAGGTCGGCCTCGGAGCGGAGGACATTGCGTTTTACGATGACGCCCTTCTTATTGACAAAAAAGAGTATTTATACCAGCTCTGTCGTGGATCAATAAAAGCATACGGGGAAAGGATACGCTTCCACACGCCTAACGGACTCCATGTACGCGAAATAGATGATGAATGTGCGGAAATGCTGAAAGGGAGCGGATTTAAAACGATAAGGCTTTCTCTTGAAAGCATTGATCCGAAAATATCAAACGCAAGTTCAGGTAAAGTTGCCAGAGAAGAATATGCAAGGGCTGTCAGATCTCTTTTGAATGCAGGCTATTCCGGAACTGACTGCGAGACATACATTTTGCTGGGCCTGCCAGGCCAAAGCATTGACTCAGTAAAAGAAACCGTAAGGTTCGTCCATTCTTCGGGAGGAAAACCCAAACTGGCCGAATTTTCGCCGATACCGGGGACCACCTCATTTAACATGGCGGCGGAAGAGATGCCTGAGCTTAAAACAGAACCACTGCTACACAACAATTCAGTATACTCTTCGTGGATCTCAGGAAATATCTCCCCGGAAGAGCTTCAGGAACTGAAAGACATGGCACGAAGGAGATGCTGA
- a CDS encoding DUF454 domain-containing protein: MPKTEKSIPDSKECGRIKKTLLIVAGVVSLTLGGIGVFLPLLPTTPFVLLAAGCFAGSSPAMHRWLCRSRFFGEYIENYRTNAGVSKSIKIRAIVFLWSGLALSAAAVHKPLVRVILAVVGICVSTHLLMMKTKDENKETC; this comes from the coding sequence ATGCCAAAGACAGAGAAAAGTATCCCAGATAGCAAAGAGTGCGGCAGGATAAAGAAGACGCTTCTGATCGTTGCCGGCGTCGTCTCTCTAACGCTTGGCGGCATCGGAGTCTTCCTTCCGCTCCTTCCAACGACCCCTTTTGTACTTCTTGCGGCCGGATGCTTTGCAGGAAGCAGTCCTGCGATGCACAGATGGCTTTGCAGGTCGCGCTTTTTTGGAGAGTACATAGAGAATTATCGGACAAACGCCGGAGTCAGCAAGTCGATAAAAATAAGGGCGATAGTTTTCCTGTGGTCCGGCCTCGCATTATCTGCGGCAGCCGTGCATAAACCGCTTGTCCGGGTAATTCTGGCTGTAGTCGGAATATGTGTGAGTACCCACCTGCTTATGATGAAAACAAAAGATGAAAACAAGGAAACCTGTTGA
- a CDS encoding 1-acyl-sn-glycerol-3-phosphate acyltransferase, producing MLYQITRFIISVYFTLYHRLSVSGKEKIPQNRPVIVASNHASYLDPPLVGYTFCPRVLKFVAWEKLFRVPILGAYMRKVGAVPVSPEDKNSSAALLRMVMGFIHDGYSVYICPEGHRTEDGTLQPLEGGVSILSIKTGAPVVPVWAGGTYRAMSPHMKFPRPRKLYVVYGDPIFPAEIPQELTEKEKRKYILEKIEEFYRKMDAKDREKYPR from the coding sequence ATGTTATACCAGATCACAAGATTTATAATCTCAGTATATTTTACCCTCTATCACCGACTTTCGGTGAGCGGAAAAGAGAAAATACCGCAGAACAGACCGGTGATAGTTGCCTCAAACCATGCGAGCTACCTAGATCCTCCTCTGGTTGGATATACATTCTGCCCCAGAGTTCTGAAATTTGTGGCGTGGGAAAAGCTTTTTAGAGTTCCGATTTTAGGCGCCTACATGAGAAAAGTGGGAGCCGTGCCTGTCTCCCCGGAGGACAAAAACAGCTCGGCCGCGCTTCTGAGGATGGTAATGGGTTTTATACACGACGGTTACAGTGTCTACATTTGTCCTGAGGGACACCGTACCGAGGATGGGACCCTCCAGCCTCTTGAGGGAGGTGTCTCTATCCTATCGATCAAGACCGGTGCCCCCGTAGTCCCTGTATGGGCAGGAGGCACATACAGGGCTATGTCTCCCCACATGAAATTTCCCCGCCCGCGAAAACTTTACGTTGTTTACGGAGATCCGATATTCCCCGCAGAGATCCCGCAGGAACTGACGGAAAAAGAAAAACGTAAATACATCCTTGAAAAGATCGAAGAATTTTACAGGAAAATGGATGCCAAAGACAGAGAAAAGTATCCCAGATAG